A window of Nicotiana sylvestris chromosome 8, ASM39365v2, whole genome shotgun sequence genomic DNA:
TGTCAAAGGACCAATCACCTAAGACAGATGAAGAAAGGAAGTACATGTCCAAAGTTCCGTATGCTTCAGcagtaggaagtttgatgtatgctatggtttgcactAGACTTGACATAGCCCATGCAGTTGGAGTTGTCAGTAGATACATGTcagatccaggaaaggagcattgggaaGGTGTAAAATGGATATTGCGATATCTCAAAGGCACCTCAGGTATGACACTTTGTTTTAAAAAGAGCAATATTATCTTACAAGGTTTTGCTTATGCAAATTTAGGTGGCGATCTGGATAGTCGAAAAAGTACCACGGGCTACGTGTTCACCTTGGGTGGTACTGCTGTTATTTGGATGTCCAAACTTTAGAAAAGTGTTGCTCTATCTaccactgaagcagagtacatggcaatctcagaagctggaaaagagatgatttggctaaaaaaatttcttaaagagctaggtaaagagcaggacaattgtgagcttttcagcgatagccagagtgcaattcatcttgccaagaatccagTGTTTCATGCAAGATCAAAGCATATCCAGTTGAGGTATCATCATATCCGAGAGTTGATAAATGAATGAACTCTTTCCCTACAGAAGATACCAGGATCAAAGAACCCGTCATACATGTTGATCAAAGTTGTCGGTGTTGACAAACTGAGGCTGTGCACTGCCTCAGTTAGCCTTCAAGACTGATAGAGTGAAGGCGCCACCAGAGAATAGcaaatctttctttattttctttcttgatgtaacataggtttgagggggagattgataggaccaaacctattgttgtatgtgaaagtagacaaaacaaaagaaagaaaaatcaaaaagagatgaaaatatgatgtaagcgcttacatcgacattcttgtgatgtaagcgcttacctcagcattcttatgatgtaagcgcttacctcggcagggcattcaaatgcttataaataggggtctacattttcatttgtagatcatcccaaaacttcttctttctctcttcaattaataaagagctattctttgtgtggccgtggagtaggcaaaaattgccgaaccacgtaaatcttgtcttgtcttgtcttgtgcaatttattgcttttctctcttaaatatcctTTTCCTTCTATTATCTTGACACGCTTCCTCAACATCCCGCACCCGCTCTCGTCCCGTGTCAAGACGGGTGCGGCACCAAAAACGAAGAGTCCGCACAACTTAAATTAACACTTGAAGTTGTAGTCCCAATGTCAAGGATCTTTACTGTTGTTATATGCATACTTACTCAAGAGGCCTAAAGGGCAgcccgatgcactaagctcccgcaaTAGGCGGGGTTCAGGGAAGGGCCGGAACACTTGAAGTTGTAGTCCCAATGTCAAGGATCTTCACTGTTGTTATATGCATACTTACTCAAGAGGCCTAAAAGGCAGCCCAGTGCACTAAGTTTCGGCTATAAGCGGGGTTCAGGGAAGAGCCGGATCACAAGGGTGTATCGTAAGCAGTCTTACCCTATATTTTTGCAAGAAGTTATTTTCACGGCTCAAACCCGTGACCTCAAGAGGCCTAATTGTCAATAATATCAAGCAATCTGGTTCCAAACATGGACAAAAGAGAACTTCAACCATAAGAGTGACTTCATCGCTGATGTAGAGGATGAGCTTCGTGGGGTAGAAACAGTAATAAAGGTAACATTTATGCACTCACCGCAAATTAACTTCTAGTGGAATTGACTGACGCACATTGTGATATTCAAAATTGGATATAGTTTCTGTCACAACAATATTTTATTGATGATTACTCTTGTCGTTACAATGATAGGTTGATAACATGATTGTGCTCATGGATTTGTAACATTGCATACAAACTCTCTAGATTACTTATAGGTCTGAAAATGTTCCCATTGATTTGTGTTAGTTGCTACTTACAACAAATGGACTCCGGACTTTGTACTTACCATTTGTCCAAGTAATTGAGCCAAACAGATCCTCCTTTGAGGGAGATGAAGCTTTGAAAGACACTTCATAGCTTAATTTCTTGCTTTTATAATTAAATTCCAATTTACTTGGAATCACTTGGACTTCCAATCCTTTTGGTGCCTCAATGATTGCAGTATATACTGATGCTTCTTCACCAGTATTTGTAACTGTTCTAGTAACTTTCTTCGGCTCGTTTTCTTTGAGACTAGAAATAGCTATTGATGGATAATTCATATTAGAAACCAATTCAGAGGTTGGGTTTTTTGGGCATGAAAAGTCCTTAGGAACTGTACTTGAGATCAGCTTTATCTGTGATATGTTAAAGCCAGCAGAACATAGGAACTGCAAGTAGTCGGCGACATCTGTCTCGTAGACTAGACCTGGTTTTAATGGACCTGAAGTGCTTGCTTCTCCTGCACCTATGTCATATGGTGTTGCTTTGGATCCTGAGACTGTAGTGATTGGAGCCTTCAAATTGTTTATCTGAATAGCTGTTGAAAATTTGGAGTAAGCAACGGTATcactaaaacaaaaaaatagtTACTAGTTTACTTTTATTAGGTTCTTTACCTGTGGTCATAATAGCTGATTTGACAGCTGAAGGACTCCAGGCAGGGTTAACTGCTTTGACAGTTGCAGCAATACCGGATACGTGAGGGCAGGACATGGAAGTGCCTGAGAGTAGGTTGAAAATTGGTGGTTTTTGGCCGGGGAGAGCCTCACTCGTGTCATTTCCAGGCCAAGCAGCAAGAATGGCAACCCCTGGTGCTGTAATATCCGGCTTCAAGAACAAATGAAAATCCATTTAGCCCATGTTTTACTGCGCCCAGCAAACTTCTGTTAAGAATACAATCAAAGATGAAATGTTGGCCTTACTTTGAGGAGGTTAGGGGTGTTGTACGCAGGGCCTCTTGATGAGAAGTAAGCGACAACTGGAGCTGGTTTGTACTTTGTTATGGAAACAGTTGGTAAAATTGATGCAATGGGATTCCTTCAGAATTTTGAAGAATTGTTAACTGTTTGTGCACTTAGGAACTATATCAAACCAATCAATTATATCAAATCCCAAATTTCTTGGAGTATAGTATAAGGATCTTTTATAGGGTCCATTTCATTCCAATACCAAATAATTAAGTCTTTTAAAGTAAAAGTACTCTAAAAAACTAGGAGTCCTACGACGAATTTGCTTGGAAGGTTCAATGGCAACGAGAAGGGGACTCTTAGCTCGTTGTCAGATAGAGTCAAAATCTACCCTGAGGTCCCAAATTAGACCAATGGAATTCTGTCTGTCCGATAAATCTCACAATTGTCCTCAAATTAACACTAATTGTTATACTGTCATACAAGTCTTAATCCAGATTAAAAAGACTCTTGACAAATATATGCAGCAAGTAGAAAATAACAATTAAGCCTTAATCTCCACAATTTGAAATATAGCCTACTACTGGAAACTAACAGTGATTACCTAGTCGAGTTAATGTAGGCAAGGATCTCAGTACCATCCTTTTTAGAGACTACACCTGCTGGGAAGGAATTGAATTTGGGTGCCACAGTTCTTTCATCATCATCTATTAGTATAAATCCAACTCCACCTCGACTCTTCACTTCGTCTAGCTTGTCACTGGGAAAATATTCGCCATCATCAAGATTTTCACAAAGAACAATCTTCCCCTTGACTTTGTTTTCATCTAATGAACCAGGAACACAACTCCTGAAACACCACCATTAACCATTTCATTTTTTGGGGTTAATTTCATATAATATCACTCACTTTTACTTTATTGCATCAGCCACTGAACTATTTTTTGTAACTAAAAAGTCACTCAACGTTCTTGATCTTCCATTTACCTTGCATCCGCCTCAGAAACATTATTGTTTGATTTGGTTGAATTGCCATGAATCAAAGGGTAGACTGACGATTTTGTCATGTTACCAAAGTTTATACCTCCACCCTGAAACTCAACGAGGATACCAAGTATATGAATAGATAAACATGAAAGGCAAAGCTGAGGATTGATGTTTAGTATTGTACAGAAGAAAGTTTGTTAGTCTTTACCTTAATAAGCTTGTTTCCACCCAAGACAATATCTGTCTCGAAGTCACGATCAATGGTGGTGGCTGCAACCGTTAGAATCCAAGGAGCTGTATTGACAACAGTTTTTGGGCCAGGGCCACTATTTCCAGCAGAGCAAACAACAACAATGCCCTTTTCTACGGCATGAAATGCTCCTATGGCAATAGGATTGCTCGGAAAATCAGGTTCAAGTCCGGGTGATGAACCAAGTGATAGTGATAAAACATCAACCCCATCTGCAATTGCGTCATCGAATGCTTTCATGATAGCTGATCCACGGCATCCAAAAGTAGTACAGACACGATACATGGCAATCCTTGAACCAGGAGATCCACCCGTGGCAGTTCCTGCAGCTAGGCCATAGTAGGATGCACCTGCAACAGGACTCCCAGCTGCAGTAGACGCAACATGAGTACCATGTCCGTTCTCGTCCCTGGCTGATCCAGCGATTTTTATTCCACTGTCATCAGACTCCTCATAAAATCTTGCACCAACTATCTTCCTGATCATAGAAAGTTACAATCATCATAAAAGCTCAAAAACTATAAGCTTCTAATCATCAATGGCGGAGCCACCTTAGGTTAAGAGGTGTCAATTGACACCCCTTCCCTGGGAAAATTACACTAAAGATAGTTGATTATTAAAACCCCTTAACTTATTCGTATAtttacttctttatattttgacaccCTTAAAGAAATTCATTGATCCGCTACTACTAATCATATATCCTTGTTATAGGTACAATTCTTCTTTTCTCAATCAACTATACGTAAAATCACCCAAGTTAGTTGGATCCGCCTATGAACTCTTTGTATCTATTCCCTTAACCTATCACAACCATCTTCTTTTACAATATTTTGAGCCAACTATATAAATATATACTATGTGAAACTCATACAGGTGGAGTTTTGTTGTAAGCATGAAACCTACGAAAGAAAGTGCAAAAATGAGGAGGAGAAAATTACTTGTTGCATTTTGAAGAGCCAAAATCTTGACCATCCATGCAAGTTCCATTCCACCGGGCTGGAATTGGACCCATATCCTTGTCATTGAAACTCTCAGATTCTGGCCATATACCTGAATATAATTTCAATGATCTTATGATCCTTGTCTTAATTATAAACAAAGAAAAGTGCTGCAATAAatttgcagtattatattatgatgtaATAAGATTTTTCTGAAATATC
This region includes:
- the LOC104229950 gene encoding CO(2)-response secreted protease-like; this encodes MKGLSLFFCFSLFIVAFIREADSASQAQNNGIYIVYMGAAASSNGGTRHDQAQLISSLIRRNKNAVVHSYNNGFSGFAARLSEAEAKSMAQRPGVISVFPDPVLQLHTTHSWDFLKYQTDEKINSSPSSGSDSSLIGADTIIGILDTGIWPESESFNDKDMGPIPARWNGTCMDGQDFGSSKCNKKIVGARFYEESDDSGIKIAGSARDENGHGTHVASTAAGSPVAGASYYGLAAGTATGGSPGSRIAMYRVCTTFGCRGSAIMKAFDDAIADGVDVLSLSLGSSPGLEPDFPSNPIAIGAFHAVEKGIVVVCSAGNSGPGPKTVVNTAPWILTVAATTIDRDFETDIVLGGNKLIKGGGINFGNMTKSSVYPLIHGNSTKSNNNVSEADARSCVPGSLDENKVKGKIVLCENLDDGEYFPSDKLDEVKSRGGVGFILIDDDERTVAPKFNSFPAGVVSKKDGTEILAYINSTRNPIASILPTVSITKYKPAPVVAYFSSRGPAYNTPNLLKPDITAPGVAILAAWPGNDTSEALPGQKPPIFNLLSGTSMSCPHVSGIAATVKAVNPAWSPSAVKSAIMTTAIQINNLKAPITTVSGSKATPYDIGAGEASTSGPLKPGLVYETDVADYLQFLCSAGFNISQIKLISSTVPKDFSCPKNPTSELVSNMNYPSIAISSLKENEPKKVTRTVTNTGEEASVYTAIIEAPKGLEVQVIPSKLEFNYKSKKLSYEVSFKASSPSKEDLFGSITWTNGKYKVRSPFVVSSN